The sequence below is a genomic window from Sphingobacterium sp. ML3W.
TTTAATTTCGAAGAGCCATCTCCGCGCATATTTGCAGTCAAAAGATATTTACCATCATAATTGTACATAGCACGTGCGAAATAGGACATAATCCCCCAGTTGGATGCACCAGAGCCTGTACCATTCCAAGCAATCATATTAGCAGCGTTCAACGTTTGTATTAGACCGTTTGCATAATGAGAACCATTGATATAGCTATTGGAATATTTAGAATCCGTCCAAGAGGAACCTGCCATCGCTTCAAGTGTATGTTTACCAAAACTTTTATTATAAGTAAGTACATTATCCCAAGTCAACACCGTGTTCATATTTCGATTATCCGACGCTTCTCCATATTGATTTCGTCCCCAAGTCGTTGTCAATGGGTCTAAAAATGTAGTTGCCAGGCCATTTCTTCTATCCAAGGTAAAAGAAGATTTAAAATTCAGATCGGGCATAAAAGTAATCAAAGCACTACCTGATGCCAATATTCTATTTTCACGATTATTATTATACTTTGTTCGTGCCAGATTTTCAATAGGACTAGTAATATTACTTATTCCGTAGAAGTTATTATAGTAACGATCAGGAAAGGTACTGTCCCATATTGGCGCATATGTTGGCGTAGTAATCACTGAAGTCACTACCCCTCCTCTATTGGACCCTAAACCAGCAGTAATGCCGTTATCATTATAATCCGAATAGGTTATATTGGCATTCACCTTTAACCATTTTCGAACCTGATTATCAATATTGGCCTTAAAATTATACCGTTTAAAAAACGAGCCTTTTAATGTCCCTTTATCATCTGTGTAGCCTCCCGATAAATAATACCTTAACTTTTCGGTTCCATCGGAAATGGTTAATTGATAATTTTGTTGGATACCCGTTTTATAGGTCTCCTTAAACCAATCTGTTTGATCTGTCAAGCCGACAGGCAAACTTATCATCCCAATTTCATTTTGGAGTTCACGATATTGTTCGGTATTGAGTACATCTATCGTATTGTTTACGAAATTGGAGGTTAATTGTGCTCCAAATGTAATTTTCCCTTCTCCTACTTTTCCCGTTTTTGTTGTTATCAAGACTACTCCATTAGCAGCTCTAGAACCATAAATTGCAGCAGAAGATGCATCTTTTAAAATTTGGATATCGGCTACATCATTGGGCGATAAAAATTTAATATTGTCTACTGGTACTCCATCTACGACATACAATGGATCATTGCTACCATTAAAAGAGGTTGTTCCTCGCACACGGATATTCATTTCAGCACCGGGAGCACCATTCGGTTGAATGACCGCAACACCTGCAGCTTTACCTTGAATTGCCTGACCAACATTGACAATAGGTCTTTTTTCTAAATCTTTAGTGGATACCGATGAGATTGCAGTAGTTACATCTTTCCGCTTAACAGTGCCATAACCGATCACCACAACATCATCCAATACATTTTCTGAAGCGTCTAAAAGAACCGTTAAGTTATTTTGCACAACCGGTACTTCTTTTCTATCATAACCAACATAAGACAGTAACAGTGTACTGCCTGTTGGAACCGATATTTGAAAACGTCCATCCTCCTGAGATGATACGCCATTAGTTGTTCCTTTTTGAACAATTGTGACTCCTCCAATTGGCTTCTGATCTTGAGCGTTCAGTACGCGCCCATTAACCTGTATTTTCTCTTGAGCGAATGTCGAACCGATCATCGCCAAGAAAAAAAATATCCAAATAAAAGGAATTGCTTTCTTAGTAAAGAAAATCATAAGTATTTATAAAATGGTTTTTATAATTTAGTTTGAGAACTACTCAAAATAGTATAGGAGTTCCCCCGCTCCCTTACTGAAACAAAGCTACTGGAAGCCCACATAGAATAAAAGGGGGGAAAACTAAAAAGTACCACAAATTAAACGCAAACAACTAATTTACAGGTAATTAATGATATATATCAGGTCTAAAAAGTACCGAATCAACAACTATTATCGATCAATAACAGCAATTTGACGCACGCGATCTTCAAAATCCTCTCGATTTCCGATGGCTTTATTCCGTACTTTGGTTCGGTAATTATAGACCGTCCGTAGGGAGTACCGCAAGAAACTCGCAATCTTCACACTATCCGAAATTCCTAATCGAATCAGTGCAAAAATACGAAGTTCGGTATTCAACAGCTCACCTTTTTTGGGTAAAATTTGTTCATCTGGAGTTATCAAATTATTAAAATCTGAAACAAAATTTGGGTAAAGGTTTAAAAAAATACGATCAAAATTAACATATAATTGTTGCACTTCACGTTCTACCATCTGGGTCGATTTCAATTGATCTCTGATGGCATCCCATTGTTGACTGCTTGCTTTCTTAAGAAGAGCTTTCCGAATTTCTTCCATCTTGTCAATATAATTGGAACAAAGGTCAAAAAATTGAGCAATGTACTCTTCCTTTATATGATTGGACTCTGCTAATTGTGTATTCTTATCGTTGATATCATCATTCAGCTGCCTTAGATTAGTATTTGTTGCGGAAAGCTCCTCCCGGATTTTGCGCAACCGTTGTACCTGTCTGAAAATAATAACCAATCCCATGATTAAGATCAGTGATAAGAAACTGATAATTACCAACATCATTTGCAATTGTTTATTTTGGGTATTGATCTTTTTTTGATACGCAGCGTTAATAATTGGATAAAAAGAAGTTCCTTCTACAATACGATAACGAACATTACATTCCATAGCGTCATCAATTGCCTTTTCTATAAATTTAAAGGCATGATCAAACGCTCTCAGTTCATAATATGTCAATGCCAGATCTTGCAAGGATGCATTATCTCGATTCGCAATCTCAATATCAGCTATTGCTGAAAGTGCAAAATAATACCGTTGATATGTAATATTCTTTTCCTGCTTATAAATTAAACCTATGAAATATGCAATGAACGCCCTTTGTTCGGAATTATCCTGATGCTCCATCCACATCGCTTCGAATAAGCCTTTCGCCTTTTTGCGCTGTCCCTGAAACAAGGTCTTAATTGCAATGGTACTTTTATAAAGTGCAGATTTGGGGTCAAGCACCATCAATAAAGAATCTCGGTAACGCTCACTCGCTTGATAATATGCTGCACGGTTGTTACTTTGGCCATAGTGGCTGTAGAAAGCACTATAACTATCATAGTACTTTGGCAGTATGGTCTTAGATAGTTTATCGGGATTCAATTGCTTCAATATGTCTTCAGCTTCAATATAACGACCTATTGTCGAAAAGATCCACGCCATATCCAAGTCAATCGAAACAACTACAGAGTCTGGAGCATGCAATGCCAACTGCTTACAAAGCATGATATAATGTAGTGCCGAATCTGACTGAAACTTTTTATAACTATTGAATATTTCGTAACTCTTCTCTAGATAAGCACGCTTATCATTTTGAAGTGTTAATGCCTCCTGCTTTAGCCTCGCGATATCATTTTCTCTTTTCTTAATATAGAGCCCTTGATTTTCCATGACATAATCGAGTTTTTTATATACACTCGTACTGTCACTCAAATCTTGAGCAGACACACTTAAAATAAAAAAATAGAATAAAAATAGAATAGGTAAGCGTTTCATCATTCTTTAGGGTTTTCCCACAGTCCAGGATAAACTTAGATAAATTTACTTAGATACACAATACAATTACGTTGATAAAAATAGTAGGTATCTTTAGTAATTGAGGACAGGGGAAGTAAATAGCTGGTACCCTGATAATCTAACAAAAGAGCGTGGACAATAACTATTGCCGCACGCTCTTATTGATAAACATATATCATCCATTAAATAGCTAACATAAATGAAAATTTCATGCCGCCATAACATCCTAGTCTACTAACTTCCCAACATAATCCAGCATAAAATTGAATCACATAGGCCCCTCATAGCATAGGACCTTAAAATTACAATTTCATCTTACTGAATGAGTAAGGCGCATCGTCATCCTTAATTCCTCTATTTTTATTAGGTTTCTCAGACATATCAAACTGTATTTTCGCACCTTTCATAAGGTCTTTATATCGAAAAAAGTTCTTCGTATAGATTTTTCCATCTACTTTCACCTGATTGACATAAACATTATTTTTATATTGGTTTTTCGCGTCAATCTCCACCACATTACCATTCTGCAGATTCAATTTGACAGACTCAAATTGAGGCGATCCCAGTACATACTCTCCCGAACCTGGGGCCACAGGATAGAAACCCAATGCTGAGAATACATACCATGCAGAAGTTTGACCATTATCTTCGTCACCACAATAACCATCAGGCGTTGGTAAATATAGATTATCCATTATTTTACGAACCCAATATTGCGATTTCCAGGGTTCAGCAGCATAATTATACAAGTAGGGCATATGCTGAATGGGTTGATTACCATGTGCATATTGTCCCATATTCATGACTTGCATTTCACGCATCTCATGGATCATACTCCTACTCTTCATCCCTTCGTAGCTAGGAATCACAAATACAGTATCCAGCATCGCGTTAAAAGCCTGCTTTCCCCCCATGAGGTCTATCAATCCCTGTGGATCATGAAAGACACAGAAACTCCAATGCCAAGCATTACCTTCTGTATATTCTTTCGACCACGCACTTGGGGCAAAAGGAGTAATAAAAGTTCCATCCGATTTTTTACCCCGCATCAACTTTGTTTCTGCATCAAATAGATGTTTATAATTCATAGCTCGCTTTGCATACACCTCAATTTCTGACGCCGGTCTACCCAGCGCTTTTCCAAATTGATAGATACTCCAATCATTGTAACTATATTCTAAAGTTCGTGCTACATTTTGATTGATATTCTGATCTGTAGGTATATATCCCAATTGATTATAAACCTTATAACCAAAACGTCCCGTAGCTGATATTTTCGGATGAGATTGGTTCGCTCCATGCTGTACCGCCTCCCATAATAAATTCGCATCATACCCCTTTCTACCTGTAATAAATGCATCAGCAACAACAGCTGCAGAGTTATTCCCAATCATCGATTCACGATGGCCTGGAGATGCCCATTCTGGTAAAAACCCGCTTTCTTTGTAAGCATTTACCAATCCTGCTTGCATACGGTCATTCATCTCTGGGTAAAGCAAATTTAACATAGGAAATAAGCTTCTAAATGTATCCCAAAATCCCGTATCGGTAAACATCTCGCCAGGAAGTACTTTTCCATTATAAGGGCTGTAATGTATACGATTTCCCTGTGCATCGATTTCTGAAAAGTCACGTGGGAATAACGTAGATCGGTATAAGCACGAATAAAAGGTCTTTAATCGATCGGCATCTGAATCTTTCACCTCGACACGCCCTAGCACCTCATTCCATTTTGCTTTCCCTGCCTCTGCAATCTCATCAAACGTTTTTCCTTTTACTTCCTTAAGATTAAGTTCTGCCTGCTCAAAACTAATAAAAGAGGATGCCACTCGCGCGATTACTTCTTCACCACGTTTTAAGTTTTTAAACCCCACTATTGCCCCAGCATGATCATCCTCCAGTTCAAGTAGATTACTGTTTATCGCTCCACTTTTTACTGCAGATTTAAAATCAAAAGCACGGTCAAAAACAATGACAAAATAGTTTTTAAAGTTATCTGGCACTCCACCACTATTTCGTGTATTGTACCCGATAATCTTATTTTCTCCTGGAATTACTTTTATATACGATCCTTTATCAAAAGCATCAATAACAATATTTGCCTGCTCGGTCCTAGGGAATGTAAAACGAAAGGCAGCTCCTCGCTCTGTAGGTGTAAGCTCAGTCGTCACATCATAGTCAGCTAGATAAACACTATAAAAATACGGTTTCACGATTTCTGCCTTATGCGAAAACCAACTGGCACGTTTCTCCTGATCAAATACCGGTTCACCCGTAGTGGGCATAATGGAAAATTGACCATAATCATTATTCCATGGGCTTGGTTGGTGAGTCTGTTTAAATCCTTTGATTTTATCAGCGGTGTAGGTATATACCCAACCATCCCCCATATTTCCTGTCTGAGGAGTCCAAAAGTTCATTCCCCACGGCATTGCAATAGCAGGATATGTATTGCCATTGGATAACTCATACTTAGATTGCGTACCAATCAGTGGATTCACATAATCCACTGGACTAAAGGGTTGTGCTTCGACTCCTTGTAAGACAAAGAATAAAGCAATTCCGCCCATCACTTTTTTAAAATTCATCATTTTAATATTTATTTAGCTACTTAACAGGTTTATTGGACATCTCAAAAACCAGTTCAGCACCATTCTTAATCGCCTCATAAGAAATTTTCAAATCGGATAAAGACTGACCATTTAAACTTACTTTTTTAACATAGAGATTCTTTTCTGACTGATTCTTCACTTCTATTGAAATTGTTTTTCCATTTTCTAGGTTAATCCTAGCCGATTTAACCAATGGACTCCCTATCCAATAGGCATCATCCCCTGGTGCAACTGGATAAAAACCCAAAGCTGTAAACAAGTACCAAGCAGACATCTGACCGCAGTCATCATTACCACCTAATCCAGCATGTCCGTTGTGGTATTGATTGCGGATAATCTGACGAACTCGAGCCTGAGCCTTCCAAGGGCTTTTTGTCAAATTATAAAGGTAGGCAACATGGTGCGATGGTTCATTGCCATGTACATAATTACCAATGATACCATCTCGCGTTATATCTTCGGTATGCTCAAAATATTTATCAGGTAGTTCCATTGTAAATAAAGAATCGAGATAATTTTCCAATTTCTTCATCCCTCCCATCATATTCATCATTTCCATAGGCTGATGGGGCACATATAAGCTGTAATTCCAGGTATTGCCTTCGATAAATCCCTGACCATGTGTCTCCAAAACATCAAACTTTGCTCTAAATATTCCATTTTCATCTTTAGGACGCATAAAGCCTATCGATGGATCATAGACATTCTTCCAATTTTCTGCTCTTTTTATAAAGATTCGGTAAATATCCTCTTTTCCTAATTTTTTAGCCAACTGTGCGATACACCAATCAT
It includes:
- a CDS encoding SusC/RagA family TonB-linked outer membrane protein, producing the protein MIFFTKKAIPFIWIFFFLAMIGSTFAQEKIQVNGRVLNAQDQKPIGGVTIVQKGTTNGVSSQEDGRFQISVPTGSTLLLSYVGYDRKEVPVVQNNLTVLLDASENVLDDVVVIGYGTVKRKDVTTAISSVSTKDLEKRPIVNVGQAIQGKAAGVAVIQPNGAPGAEMNIRVRGTTSFNGSNDPLYVVDGVPVDNIKFLSPNDVADIQILKDASSAAIYGSRAANGVVLITTKTGKVGEGKITFGAQLTSNFVNNTIDVLNTEQYRELQNEIGMISLPVGLTDQTDWFKETYKTGIQQNYQLTISDGTEKLRYYLSGGYTDDKGTLKGSFFKRYNFKANIDNQVRKWLKVNANITYSDYNDNGITAGLGSNRGGVVTSVITTPTYAPIWDSTFPDRYYNNFYGISNITSPIENLARTKYNNNRENRILASGSALITFMPDLNFKSSFTLDRRNGLATTFLDPLTTTWGRNQYGEASDNRNMNTVLTWDNVLTYNKSFGKHTLEAMAGSSWTDSKYSNSYINGSHYANGLIQTLNAANMIAWNGTGSGASNWGIMSYFARAMYNYDGKYLLTANMRGDGSSKLNPNDRWGYFPSISAAWRLSAEDFMKDVDWVNDLKIRGGWGQTGNQSGLGDYSYLAFNGIGRIEWFKVGQENAVPNITQANTLRTRDLTWETTTQSNIGVDVATFQNRLTLTLDYYYKKTTNMLMEVSLPAGSAAASVIKRNEGEMTNKGLEIALGSKNLIGQFTWNTDFNISFNKNRLDKLVLKKIYNDAMTNDNVHDYAVRNEPGRALGGFFGYISDGVNPETGELIYRDLNGDDKISSSDRTYIGDPNPKFTYGMTNSFSWKNFDLSIFIQGTYGNDVFNASRMETEGMYDGRNQTSVVLDRWRVPGQITDVPKAGFDMKNSTYFIEDGSYLRLKNISLGYAIAPERLKRIGIQKIQPYLSASNLLTWTKYSGMDPEVNQYGNSGRIQGIDWGTYPQSRSFVIGVNVEF
- a CDS encoding DUF6377 domain-containing protein → MMKRLPILFLFYFFILSVSAQDLSDSTSVYKKLDYVMENQGLYIKKRENDIARLKQEALTLQNDKRAYLEKSYEIFNSYKKFQSDSALHYIMLCKQLALHAPDSVVVSIDLDMAWIFSTIGRYIEAEDILKQLNPDKLSKTILPKYYDSYSAFYSHYGQSNNRAAYYQASERYRDSLLMVLDPKSALYKSTIAIKTLFQGQRKKAKGLFEAMWMEHQDNSEQRAFIAYFIGLIYKQEKNITYQRYYFALSAIADIEIANRDNASLQDLALTYYELRAFDHAFKFIEKAIDDAMECNVRYRIVEGTSFYPIINAAYQKKINTQNKQLQMMLVIISFLSLILIMGLVIIFRQVQRLRKIREELSATNTNLRQLNDDINDKNTQLAESNHIKEEYIAQFFDLCSNYIDKMEEIRKALLKKASSQQWDAIRDQLKSTQMVEREVQQLYVNFDRIFLNLYPNFVSDFNNLITPDEQILPKKGELLNTELRIFALIRLGISDSVKIASFLRYSLRTVYNYRTKVRNKAIGNREDFEDRVRQIAVIDR
- a CDS encoding GH92 family glycosyl hydrolase, which produces MNFKKVMGGIALFFVLQGVEAQPFSPVDYVNPLIGTQSKYELSNGNTYPAIAMPWGMNFWTPQTGNMGDGWVYTYTADKIKGFKQTHQPSPWNNDYGQFSIMPTTGEPVFDQEKRASWFSHKAEIVKPYFYSVYLADYDVTTELTPTERGAAFRFTFPRTEQANIVIDAFDKGSYIKVIPGENKIIGYNTRNSGGVPDNFKNYFVIVFDRAFDFKSAVKSGAINSNLLELEDDHAGAIVGFKNLKRGEEVIARVASSFISFEQAELNLKEVKGKTFDEIAEAGKAKWNEVLGRVEVKDSDADRLKTFYSCLYRSTLFPRDFSEIDAQGNRIHYSPYNGKVLPGEMFTDTGFWDTFRSLFPMLNLLYPEMNDRMQAGLVNAYKESGFLPEWASPGHRESMIGNNSAAVVADAFITGRKGYDANLLWEAVQHGANQSHPKISATGRFGYKVYNQLGYIPTDQNINQNVARTLEYSYNDWSIYQFGKALGRPASEIEVYAKRAMNYKHLFDAETKLMRGKKSDGTFITPFAPSAWSKEYTEGNAWHWSFCVFHDPQGLIDLMGGKQAFNAMLDTVFVIPSYEGMKSRSMIHEMREMQVMNMGQYAHGNQPIQHMPYLYNYAAEPWKSQYWVRKIMDNLYLPTPDGYCGDEDNGQTSAWYVFSALGFYPVAPGSGEYVLGSPQFESVKLNLQNGNVVEIDAKNQYKNNVYVNQVKVDGKIYTKNFFRYKDLMKGAKIQFDMSEKPNKNRGIKDDDAPYSFSKMKL